Proteins encoded by one window of Arachis hypogaea cultivar Tifrunner chromosome 1, arahy.Tifrunner.gnm2.J5K5, whole genome shotgun sequence:
- the LOC112801048 gene encoding ferredoxin C 2, chloroplastic, producing the protein MALRIPCNCCIPFSNHQSSASNAFYTAAFTNRRKSTSAARAELRTQVDVTARTAYSSPSGEVPTHKVTVHDTQRGIVHEFVVPEDQYILHTAESQNITLPFACRHGCCTSCAVRIKNGQIRQPEALGISAELKEKGYALLCVGFPSTDVEVETQDEDEVYWLQFGRYFARGPVERDDYALELAMGDE; encoded by the exons ATGGCTCTTCGAATTCCCTGTAACTGCTGCATTCCATTCTCAAACCACCAATCTTCCGCTTCTAACGCTTTCTACACCGCTGCTTTCACAAACCGCCGCAAGTCCACCTCGGCGGCGAGGGCGGAGCTCCGGACGCAGGTGGATGTGACCGCCCGAACTGCTTACTCGTCACCGTCCGGTGAGGTTCCTACTCACAAGGTCACCGTCCATGATACACAAAGAGGAATTGTTCACGAGTTCGTGGTTCCTGAG GATCAGTATATATTACACACTGCTGAATCTCAGAACATTACCCTTCCGTTTGCCTGCAGGCATG GTTGTTGTACTAGCTGTGCTGTACGTATAAAGAACGGACAGATTAGACAGCCAGAGGCACTTGGGATATCTGCTGAATTGAAAGAAAAG GGCTATGCACTTCTTTGTGTGGGGTTCCCATCCACGGACGTTGAAGTAGAAACGCAAGATGAAGATGAG GTATATTGGCTTCAGTTCGGACGGTATTTTGCCCGAGGACCAGTG GAGAGAGATGACTATGCCTTGGAGTTGGCCATGGGCGACGAGTAA